In Myxococcales bacterium, the following proteins share a genomic window:
- a CDS encoding trypsin-like peptidase domain-containing protein, whose translation MNRFAVAAAVCAWVVAGLMVVGQGQTTELAVPSAMASPQNWLPQVAPAQPLVSSPLAALPADAIANVAERTVNSVVSISTSTDIKSAATGFHSPFGNPFGPSPFGDPQEDGEQLMPRGIGSGIIISADGRIITNAHVIEDADEIVVTLSDGNEYDAKLIGADKPTDVAVLQLQGKLPGLTPVTFGDSAGVRLGEVVIAIGNPLGVGQTVTMGIVSAKGRGLGRITDYQDFIQTDAAINPGNSGGALLNLRGELIGMNTAIASRTGGYQGMGFAIPSSMIRYVVGELGAKGEVSRGYLGIGIQTVNRKIAKEKGLPASRGVLVTEVAKDGPAGKAGVAQGDIIVALGGEPMTEDRILRTRVALSGAGKPVMLDLLRGKETKRIAVTTGELPKQVAAQGQPQVQKRFRGPDGRWYVVVPEENGNKRK comes from the coding sequence ATGAATCGATTCGCCGTTGCTGCTGCTGTTTGCGCATGGGTCGTTGCAGGCCTGATGGTGGTTGGCCAGGGCCAGACCACAGAACTCGCGGTGCCGAGTGCCATGGCAAGCCCGCAAAATTGGCTGCCGCAGGTGGCGCCTGCGCAGCCGCTGGTCTCGTCGCCGCTCGCGGCTCTTCCCGCGGACGCGATCGCCAACGTCGCCGAACGCACCGTAAACAGCGTTGTCAGCATTTCGACCTCGACCGACATCAAGAGCGCGGCGACGGGCTTTCATAGTCCGTTCGGCAATCCCTTCGGCCCATCGCCCTTCGGCGACCCTCAGGAAGATGGCGAACAACTGATGCCGCGCGGCATCGGCTCGGGCATCATCATCTCGGCCGATGGTCGCATCATCACCAACGCCCATGTGATCGAAGACGCCGACGAAATCGTCGTTACGCTCTCCGATGGCAACGAATATGACGCGAAATTAATTGGTGCCGACAAACCCACCGATGTTGCCGTGTTGCAACTACAAGGCAAGCTGCCCGGGCTCACGCCGGTTACGTTCGGCGATTCGGCCGGCGTTCGCCTTGGCGAGGTCGTGATCGCAATTGGCAACCCGCTTGGCGTTGGCCAAACCGTGACCATGGGCATCGTGTCGGCCAAGGGACGCGGCCTAGGCCGCATCACAGACTATCAAGACTTCATCCAAACTGACGCCGCAATCAACCCGGGCAACTCGGGTGGCGCGCTGCTCAACTTGCGAGGCGAGCTCATTGGCATGAACACGGCAATTGCCAGCCGCACCGGTGGTTATCAGGGCATGGGGTTTGCGATTCCGTCTAGCATGATTCGCTATGTCGTGGGCGAGCTAGGCGCCAAGGGCGAGGTGTCGCGCGGCTACCTCGGGATAGGCATCCAAACCGTCAATCGCAAGATCGCCAAGGAAAAAGGCTTGCCCGCCTCGCGCGGCGTGCTCGTAACCGAAGTGGCGAAAGACGGACCGGCGGGCAAGGCCGGCGTCGCGCAGGGCGACATCATCGTCGCGCTCGGCGGTGAGCCTATGACCGAAGATCGCATCTTGCGAACGCGCGTCGCGCTCTCGGGCGCCGGCAAACCCGTGATGCTCGACTTGCTGCGCGGAAAAGAAACCAAGCGCATCGCGGTCACCACCGGCGAATTGCCCAAGCAGGTGGCGGCGCAAGGCCAGCCGCAGGTGCAAAAGCGCTTCCGTGGGCCAGATGGGCGCTGGTACGTCGTGGTGCCCGAGGAAAACGGCAACAAGCGCAAGTAG
- a CDS encoding superoxide dismutase [Fe] (SodB; iron binding; present under aerobic and anaerobic conditions; destroys free radicals) — MAIILPELPYSKDALAPVISPETIEYHYGKHHQAYVNNLNNLLPGSKYEAMSLEDIVRASGGVASEAPVFNNSAQVWNHTFYWHSLAPKAGGEPSGAIGAAIAKSFGSFAEFKDKFSKAAAGQFGSGWAWLVKNADGSLAIETTSNAGTPMATGKTCVLTIDVWEHAYYVDYRNARPKYIEEFWKLVNWDFANKNLV, encoded by the coding sequence ATGGCAATTATTCTTCCAGAACTCCCTTATTCCAAAGACGCGCTCGCCCCGGTGATTTCGCCAGAAACCATCGAGTATCACTACGGCAAGCACCACCAAGCCTACGTCAACAACCTCAACAACTTGTTGCCAGGCAGCAAGTACGAGGCGATGAGCCTCGAGGACATCGTGCGCGCTAGTGGTGGCGTCGCCAGTGAGGCGCCGGTGTTTAACAATTCGGCGCAGGTGTGGAACCACACGTTTTACTGGCACTCGCTTGCGCCTAAGGCCGGCGGTGAACCGAGCGGCGCGATTGGCGCGGCCATCGCGAAATCGTTTGGCTCGTTTGCCGAATTCAAAGACAAGTTCAGCAAGGCGGCCGCCGGGCAATTTGGCTCGGGCTGGGCATGGTTGGTGAAAAACGCCGACGGCTCGCTCGCGATTGAAACCACCAGCAACGCCGGCACGCCGATGGCAACCGGCAAGACCTGCGTGCTCACGATCGACGTGTGGGAACACGCCTATTACGTCGACTATCGCAATGCGCGGCCCAAATACATCGAAGAGTTTTGGAAGCTTGTGAACTGGGACTTTGCGAATAAGAATCTCGTGTAG
- the asnS gene encoding asparagine--tRNA ligase has protein sequence MSHFRICELLAGKAEAGQEVTVKGWVRTRRDSKAGLSFIAISDGSGFEPIQAVAEAALPNYATEIVKLTTACAVVVTGTLVASQGKGQAVEIAASKVEVVGWVEDPETYPMQPKRHTMEYLREQAHLRPRTNVVGAVTRVRHCLAKAVHDFFHQRGFFWIHTPIVTGSDAEGAGEMFRVSTLDLANLPRLPGGAVDFSQDFFGKEAHLTVSGQLNVETYCMAMSQVYTFGPTFRAENSNTRRHLAEFWMIEPEVAFADLAADAQLAEDFLKFIFARLLDERRDDMAFFAQHIDKTCQQRLAALVESTFRRMTYTEAVSILEKSSKAFEFPVRWGVDLQSEHERYLTEEVVGAPIVVTDYPRDIKAFYMRQNDDGKTVAAMDILAPGIGEIIGGSQREERLGMLDARLEEMKLPKDQYWWYRDLRRYGTVPHAGFGLGFERAIQYATGMENIRDVIPFPRAPRLAEF, from the coding sequence ATGAGCCATTTTCGCATCTGCGAGCTGTTAGCGGGCAAGGCCGAGGCCGGCCAGGAAGTCACCGTCAAGGGGTGGGTTCGGACCCGTCGCGACTCCAAGGCGGGGCTGTCGTTCATCGCGATTTCCGATGGCTCCGGGTTTGAACCGATCCAGGCCGTCGCTGAGGCCGCGCTGCCCAATTACGCCACGGAAATTGTCAAGCTAACCACGGCCTGCGCTGTGGTGGTGACCGGCACGCTCGTTGCGTCGCAAGGCAAAGGCCAAGCCGTCGAAATTGCCGCGAGCAAGGTCGAGGTCGTCGGCTGGGTCGAAGACCCCGAGACGTATCCGATGCAACCCAAGCGCCACACCATGGAGTACTTGCGCGAACAAGCGCATTTGCGGCCGCGCACTAACGTGGTGGGCGCGGTGACGCGCGTGCGGCACTGCCTGGCCAAGGCGGTGCACGACTTTTTCCATCAGCGCGGTTTTTTCTGGATCCACACGCCGATCGTTACCGGCTCTGACGCCGAAGGCGCCGGCGAAATGTTTCGCGTCTCGACGCTGGATTTGGCAAACCTGCCTCGCCTACCCGGGGGCGCCGTTGATTTCAGCCAGGATTTTTTCGGCAAGGAGGCGCACCTAACCGTGTCCGGCCAGCTCAACGTCGAGACCTATTGCATGGCGATGAGCCAGGTTTATACGTTTGGCCCGACGTTTCGCGCCGAAAACAGCAACACGCGGCGCCACCTCGCCGAGTTTTGGATGATCGAGCCCGAGGTCGCGTTTGCCGATTTGGCGGCGGATGCCCAGCTCGCCGAAGACTTTTTAAAGTTTATTTTCGCGCGGCTGCTCGACGAGCGGCGTGACGATATGGCGTTTTTCGCGCAGCACATCGACAAGACCTGCCAGCAGCGGCTTGCCGCCTTGGTGGAATCCACCTTTCGCCGCATGACATATACCGAGGCGGTTTCGATCCTCGAGAAGTCGAGCAAGGCCTTTGAATTCCCGGTGCGCTGGGGCGTCGATCTACAATCCGAGCACGAGCGCTACTTAACCGAGGAGGTCGTCGGCGCGCCCATCGTGGTCACCGACTACCCGCGCGATATCAAGGCGTTCTACATGCGGCAAAACGACGACGGCAAAACCGTCGCCGCGATGGATATCCTCGCGCCCGGCATTGGCGAAATCATCGGCGGCAGCCAACGCGAAGAGCGCCTCGGCATGCTCGATGCGCGCCTGGAAGAAATGAAACTGCCCAAAGACCAATACTGGTGGTACCGCGACCTGCGACGCTACGGCACCGTGCCGCACGCCGGCTTTGGCCTTGGCTTTGAACGCGCCATCCAATACGCCACCGGCATGGAAAACATTCGCGACGTGATTCCTTTCCCGCGCGCGCCCCGCCTGGCCGAGTTCTAG
- a CDS encoding MATE family efflux transporter, whose protein sequence is MPTSRLATLLTLALPVALARATQAVDGFADAYMIAPLGKTALTATTTGSLNFFGLFIFAMGMCTIIQSYSSQFTGQGDIAAARRYGSYGLLFAAAIALLGLAAMPFIAPVVSALPYDVAVKDEMARYIEIRSISLGGGIAIEALGNWYGGTGNTKLAMRAGLLSMVINIAANWLLIGGNWGCPALGVEGAAWSSVIANWLAASYMIWHFVRDGRRQVGARVGTTAASRGGWRREFFIMLWVGLPAGLNWFFEFSAWLVFVNGAVSGLGDLAVGALNVVMQINSVSFMPAFGLATAGAILAGQAIGAKKHDEVPGIVWLTFRVTAVWMLLMATLYALLPALILGVFSSAWPAADRDAFVAMAIPMLMLSAAWQLFDAAGLTLAETLRAAGDTFWPTTLRIAIAWLVFLPCAWLAVEVWRLGVVGLMAAIILYIALIAGAMWLRFRSGRWRAIELTASP, encoded by the coding sequence ATGCCGACGTCTCGTCTCGCCACGCTGCTGACTTTGGCGTTGCCCGTGGCGCTCGCGCGAGCCACGCAAGCCGTCGATGGTTTTGCGGACGCGTACATGATCGCGCCGCTTGGCAAGACCGCGCTGACGGCGACGACGACGGGCTCGCTCAATTTTTTCGGGCTGTTCATTTTTGCGATGGGCATGTGCACCATCATACAGAGCTACTCGTCGCAGTTTACGGGCCAGGGCGATATCGCGGCGGCGCGACGCTATGGCAGCTATGGCCTGCTGTTTGCCGCGGCGATTGCGCTGCTGGGCCTAGCCGCCATGCCGTTTATCGCGCCCGTAGTCAGCGCGCTGCCGTACGACGTCGCGGTCAAGGATGAGATGGCGCGCTACATTGAGATCCGTTCGATCTCGCTCGGCGGCGGCATTGCCATTGAAGCGTTGGGAAACTGGTACGGCGGCACCGGCAACACCAAGCTCGCGATGCGCGCCGGCTTGTTGTCGATGGTAATCAACATCGCGGCAAACTGGCTGCTCATTGGCGGCAATTGGGGATGCCCCGCGCTGGGGGTAGAGGGCGCCGCTTGGTCGAGCGTCATCGCCAATTGGCTTGCGGCGAGCTATATGATCTGGCACTTCGTGCGCGATGGCCGCCGCCAAGTGGGCGCGCGCGTCGGCACGACGGCGGCAAGCCGCGGCGGCTGGCGTCGTGAGTTTTTCATCATGCTTTGGGTTGGGCTGCCGGCAGGCCTCAACTGGTTTTTTGAATTCTCTGCATGGTTGGTCTTCGTCAATGGCGCGGTCTCTGGCCTCGGCGACTTGGCGGTGGGCGCGCTCAACGTGGTGATGCAGATAAACTCGGTTTCGTTCATGCCGGCATTTGGCCTGGCGACCGCCGGCGCCATCTTGGCAGGTCAGGCGATCGGCGCGAAAAAACACGACGAAGTACCTGGGATTGTGTGGCTTACGTTTCGCGTCACCGCGGTGTGGATGCTGCTGATGGCGACGCTCTATGCCCTGTTGCCGGCGCTGATTCTCGGCGTGTTTTCATCGGCATGGCCGGCCGCCGATCGCGACGCCTTTGTCGCCATGGCCATCCCGATGCTGATGCTCAGCGCGGCGTGGCAGCTCTTCGACGCGGCCGGCCTCACGCTAGCCGAGACCCTGCGCGCTGCCGGCGACACGTTTTGGCCGACGACGCTGCGCATCGCGATCGCCTGGCTGGTCTTTCTGCCGTGCGCGTGGCTGGCCGTCGAGGTGTGGCGGCTCGGAGTGGTCGGGCTGATGGCCGCGATCATCCTTTATATCGCGCTCATCGCCGGGGCGATGTGGCTGCGCTTTCGCAGCGGTCGCTGGCGCGCGATTGAACTCACGGCCTCGCCCTAG
- a CDS encoding TonB-dependent receptor has protein sequence MRLAAGQYSRGLDQAESVPDYIKPELASQFVANADFQATGEIKLTLSGYYTDKRKLVVRDELLAQTSPEDAYTNRGRGRSLGAEILARMQSRRFFGWIAYSISRSSRVDFEGDVRRLFDFDQTHNFVAVGSYR, from the coding sequence TTGCGCCTGGCCGCGGGGCAGTACTCGCGTGGCCTTGATCAGGCCGAAAGCGTGCCAGACTACATTAAGCCCGAGCTGGCGTCGCAGTTCGTCGCGAACGCTGACTTCCAAGCCACCGGCGAGATCAAGCTGACGCTGTCGGGCTATTACACCGATAAGCGCAAGCTGGTGGTGCGCGACGAGTTGCTCGCGCAAACCTCGCCCGAGGACGCCTATACCAATCGCGGGCGCGGCCGATCGCTTGGCGCCGAGATCTTGGCGCGGATGCAGTCTCGCCGTTTTTTTGGCTGGATCGCGTACTCCATTTCGCGCTCCAGCCGAGTCGACTTTGAGGGCGACGTGCGGCGCCTATTTGATTTTGATCAGACCCATAATTTTGTCGCCGTCGGCAGCTATCGCTGA
- a CDS encoding TonB-dependent receptor plug domain-containing protein — protein MLDLPPPVRVLVLCCVLGLGAHAYADPVRGAVLDGNTLRPVAGASITVARPPGAAGRPPLSAKSDARGLYELDLPRGKHAITVRARSFAPTEETLDVPAGGLPDHVFFMVSDDGAGEVIEIVVESPIPPPPGRQDLGREVITRIPGTRGDALQSVKSLPGVGNVNANGPGASNIVIRGAAPEDSKVMVDGVEVPLLYHFGGLQSFIPSEFIQNIEFVPGGFGVEEGRSTGGVINVVTRTDAVAKPEGFVEFSFINLAALVQAPVNKQKTAFISAAVRRSAIDFILPLIPIDLKFVTAPKYYDAQTRFVWTPSARHRVSAFGFLSIDKLGLITEQLDPNEPDFTGQFDFSTEFYRLIGSWAYAREDLNNRLTLSGGTTKFGFNLGATNSLETVTDQIELRNDTGVKLSEYVTLRFGANGRLDYRDLFATLPALPGEGELPTGNFSDGPRLEYDQKFTYHVGAGYAAADVRPSQGHRGYRGRAPRLLRPPVRGRGAAAAGAVARARQRLDLAPGRGAVLAWP, from the coding sequence GTGCTTGACCTTCCCCCGCCCGTCCGCGTCTTAGTGCTTTGCTGTGTCCTGGGGCTCGGCGCACACGCCTACGCCGATCCTGTGCGCGGCGCGGTGCTGGACGGCAATACGCTAAGGCCGGTGGCCGGTGCCAGCATTACGGTTGCGCGACCGCCCGGCGCGGCGGGACGACCCCCGCTTAGCGCGAAATCCGATGCACGGGGCCTCTACGAGCTTGACCTGCCACGCGGCAAGCACGCGATCACGGTGCGCGCGCGTAGCTTTGCGCCCACCGAAGAAACCCTCGATGTGCCCGCGGGCGGCCTGCCCGACCACGTGTTTTTCATGGTCAGCGACGACGGCGCCGGCGAGGTCATCGAGATTGTCGTCGAATCGCCGATACCACCACCGCCGGGGCGGCAAGACCTCGGTCGCGAGGTCATCACACGCATCCCGGGCACGCGCGGCGATGCGCTGCAGTCGGTGAAAAGCCTGCCCGGCGTGGGCAATGTCAACGCCAACGGTCCTGGCGCCAGCAACATCGTCATTCGCGGCGCGGCGCCCGAAGATTCTAAGGTCATGGTCGATGGCGTGGAGGTGCCGCTGCTCTACCACTTTGGCGGCCTGCAGAGTTTCATCCCGTCAGAGTTCATCCAGAACATCGAATTTGTGCCAGGCGGTTTTGGCGTCGAAGAGGGGCGCTCGACCGGCGGCGTTATCAACGTCGTGACGCGCACGGATGCCGTGGCCAAGCCGGAAGGGTTTGTCGAATTTTCGTTTATTAACCTCGCGGCGTTGGTGCAGGCGCCGGTCAACAAGCAGAAAACCGCGTTTATCTCGGCCGCGGTGCGGCGCTCGGCCATCGACTTTATTCTGCCGCTCATTCCGATCGATCTGAAATTTGTCACCGCGCCGAAATACTACGACGCGCAGACGCGCTTTGTGTGGACGCCCAGCGCCCGCCATCGGGTGTCGGCCTTTGGCTTTCTCTCGATCGATAAGCTCGGGCTCATTACGGAGCAGCTCGATCCAAACGAACCCGATTTTACGGGTCAGTTCGACTTCTCGACCGAATTCTATCGCCTCATCGGCAGCTGGGCCTATGCGCGCGAAGACCTCAATAATCGGCTCACCCTCTCGGGCGGCACCACCAAGTTTGGGTTTAACCTCGGCGCGACCAACTCGCTAGAAACCGTTACCGATCAGATCGAGCTGCGCAATGACACGGGGGTCAAGCTTAGCGAGTACGTAACGCTGCGCTTTGGCGCCAACGGCCGCCTCGACTACCGCGACCTCTTTGCGACGTTGCCGGCGTTGCCCGGCGAGGGGGAGCTGCCGACCGGAAACTTTTCGGACGGGCCGCGGCTCGAGTACGACCAGAAATTTACCTACCATGTCGGTGCGGGCTACGCGGCCGCCGATGTGCGCCCCTCGCAAGGGCACCGTGGTTACCGCGGGCGTGCGCCTCGACTATTACGACCGCCTGTCCGCGGCCGTGGTGCAGCCGCGGCTGGCGCTGTCGCAAGAGCTCGCCAAAGACTGGACCTTGCGCCTGGCCGCGGGGCAGTACTCGCGTGGCCTTGA
- a CDS encoding BlaI/MecI/CopY family transcriptional regulator — protein MSRPTPPSLTAAELSALKALWALGPSTVAEVRRYLGDVSAYTTVMTLLSRLAQKNAVVVDRAREPFLYTANVSRDQVQGAGAGAGHNRL, from the coding sequence ATGTCGCGTCCAACTCCGCCATCATTGACTGCCGCCGAACTCAGCGCGCTCAAGGCGTTGTGGGCGCTCGGGCCGTCCACCGTCGCTGAGGTTCGTCGCTACCTAGGCGACGTTAGCGCGTACACCACGGTGATGACGTTGCTTTCTCGCTTGGCGCAAAAAAACGCCGTGGTTGTCGACCGGGCTCGCGAGCCGTTCTTATATACGGCCAACGTTTCGCGCGATCAGGTGCAAGGGGCGGGTGCGGGAGCTGGTCACAACCGTCTTTGA
- a CDS encoding M56 family metallopeptidase, with product MQRQIVLTQEALAPALASAFPAAPTGLAPVELAALAWIALATVMLIATLIPYVRLARAVARLPRPAANDERLLLAQDQARAQRVARFELRLGHGSESFSLGLWRPIIVLPADLTPHAARAVLAHEMAHLARRDVWSGWLQTVVRSLFFMSPMVHVAGRRMAVLRELCCDSAAVTLGATTTTAFAALLVAQAEAQQGASLGPSAREAGPVAMALGTPSTLALRVQRLLQMPSPSLSTSGAMWLVAALIVATSSLRIATRDRYVAADACIYTPAFAQSLLASYPEADADSDGVLSKLEACDWQAGWRKDGSGPLEASDKVAALLTPGALCCNCNADAPTTDPQAPYLGSDSSLVPGQGVLFAGRPTC from the coding sequence GTGCAACGCCAGATCGTCTTAACGCAGGAGGCGTTGGCGCCAGCGCTTGCCTCGGCGTTTCCCGCCGCACCGACGGGCCTGGCCCCGGTCGAGCTTGCGGCGCTCGCATGGATCGCGCTTGCAACGGTCATGCTTATCGCCACCTTGATTCCTTATGTGCGCCTTGCGCGCGCCGTGGCTCGGCTGCCGCGCCCAGCGGCGAATGATGAACGGCTGTTGCTAGCTCAGGATCAAGCGCGTGCGCAGCGCGTCGCGCGCTTCGAGTTGCGGCTGGGGCACGGCAGTGAATCGTTTTCGCTTGGGTTGTGGCGGCCCATCATTGTGTTGCCGGCCGACCTTACGCCGCACGCCGCACGCGCCGTGCTCGCGCATGAAATGGCTCACCTCGCGCGCCGCGACGTATGGAGTGGGTGGCTGCAAACGGTCGTGCGTTCGTTATTTTTTATGTCGCCGATGGTCCACGTCGCCGGGCGCCGCATGGCCGTGCTGCGCGAACTCTGTTGCGATAGCGCCGCGGTAACGCTGGGCGCGACTACGACGACGGCATTTGCCGCGCTCCTCGTCGCGCAGGCCGAGGCGCAGCAGGGCGCGTCCCTTGGGCCGAGCGCGCGCGAGGCAGGCCCGGTGGCGATGGCGCTCGGTACGCCGAGCACCTTGGCCTTGCGGGTGCAGCGGTTGTTGCAAATGCCTTCGCCGAGTCTGTCGACCTCCGGCGCGATGTGGCTGGTTGCCGCGCTGATCGTGGCCACCAGCTCGCTGCGCATCGCGACGCGTGATCGCTATGTCGCGGCGGACGCATGCATCTACACCCCCGCCTTCGCGCAATCGCTGCTGGCGTCATATCCCGAGGCGGATGCCGACAGCGACGGCGTGCTCAGCAAGCTCGAAGCGTGCGATTGGCAGGCTGGTTGGCGCAAGGATGGGAGCGGGCCGCTCGAAGCCTCCGACAAGGTCGCGGCGCTGCTGACGCCGGGGGCACTGTGCTGCAATTGCAACGCGGACGCGCCCACCACCGACCCGCAGGCGCCTTATCTGGGGAGCGACTCGTCGCTGGTCCCCGGCCAGGGCGTATTGTTTGCCGGGCGGCCGACGTGTTAA
- a CDS encoding thioredoxin domain-containing protein — translation MPSTKFTMSSLTWLVALAVAGMSLGCRKAPPVAAPTTQACAAPTAPTAPTATDVDGEQRLEEIRAIVKEEVAKALAAAPPSRAKRRGPDPDAVYSVQVAGLPSEGPANAKVTIVKAYEYACPYCEKTIATMDTLEKRYGKDLRVVYSQFIVHPREATLPARAACAAQKQGKFKAMDQVLWAKGFHGDRKFESADIMGYAAEIGLNAKTFERDLEACAAIVEAQQKALAALGMTGTPGFFINGRFIGGAQPIDVFIELIDAELKKAKAAIAAGTPAAKYYEQEIVAKGLKSLAAN, via the coding sequence ATGCCATCCACCAAGTTCACCATGTCGTCGCTTACCTGGCTGGTCGCCTTGGCCGTTGCGGGCATGAGCCTTGGATGTCGCAAGGCGCCGCCGGTTGCCGCGCCGACGACGCAGGCCTGCGCCGCGCCCACCGCGCCCACCGCGCCCACCGCAACAGATGTAGATGGCGAGCAACGACTCGAAGAGATTCGAGCGATCGTCAAGGAGGAGGTCGCCAAGGCCCTTGCGGCAGCGCCGCCATCGCGTGCCAAGCGCCGAGGCCCAGATCCGGACGCCGTCTATAGCGTGCAAGTCGCCGGGTTGCCGTCCGAGGGGCCCGCCAATGCCAAGGTCACCATCGTCAAGGCGTACGAATATGCGTGTCCGTATTGCGAGAAAACGATCGCTACGATGGACACGCTGGAGAAACGTTACGGCAAGGATCTGCGCGTCGTCTATTCCCAATTCATCGTCCATCCGCGGGAAGCGACGCTGCCGGCGCGGGCGGCATGTGCGGCGCAAAAGCAAGGCAAGTTTAAGGCGATGGACCAAGTGCTGTGGGCCAAGGGATTTCATGGCGATCGTAAGTTCGAGTCGGCAGATATCATGGGGTACGCCGCGGAAATTGGCCTAAATGCAAAAACGTTCGAGCGCGATCTTGAGGCCTGTGCTGCCATCGTCGAGGCCCAGCAAAAGGCGCTCGCCGCGCTAGGCATGACAGGCACCCCGGGGTTTTTCATCAATGGTCGGTTTATTGGCGGCGCCCAGCCCATCGATGTCTTTATCGAACTAATTGATGCCGAGCTCAAAAAGGCCAAGGCCGCCATCGCCGCGGGCACGCCTGCGGCCAAGTACTACGAACAGGAAATTGTCGCTAAGGGCCTTAAATCCCTTGCGGCTAACTAA
- a CDS encoding DsbA family protein has product MKHILALTTIVALSLTGCQQDNKQLKEDIRKIVAEEIQKAGVGGRGNPQQPPQRRGPDPKAVYSVDVAGAPSVGPADAKITIVKGYEYACPFCEKVRPTIDEIQKKYGNDVRVVYKQYVVHPQSATIPALAVCAAHKQGKFKAMDEVMWEKGFKGGRKFAQEDIEGYAKEAGLNVGQLKTDMEACKPIIAKEQADLARVGVTGTPAFYINGRFIGGAQPLPAFEAVIAEELEKANKAISGGIPAASYYQQAVVEKGLKSMGDGAAPGARPAAIPVKPGAPVAVPVKP; this is encoded by the coding sequence ATGAAACACATTCTCGCATTAACCACCATCGTTGCGCTGTCCCTCACCGGCTGCCAACAAGACAACAAGCAACTCAAGGAAGACATTCGCAAGATTGTCGCCGAAGAGATTCAAAAAGCCGGCGTCGGCGGCCGCGGCAATCCGCAGCAACCACCACAACGCCGCGGCCCAGATCCTAAGGCGGTCTACTCGGTCGACGTCGCCGGCGCGCCCTCAGTTGGCCCTGCCGACGCGAAGATCACCATCGTCAAGGGCTACGAATACGCCTGCCCATTTTGCGAGAAGGTTCGCCCAACCATCGACGAAATCCAAAAGAAATACGGCAACGACGTGCGCGTCGTCTACAAGCAATACGTCGTCCATCCACAAAGCGCCACCATCCCGGCGCTCGCCGTCTGCGCCGCGCATAAGCAAGGCAAGTTCAAGGCCATGGACGAAGTCATGTGGGAAAAAGGCTTCAAAGGCGGTCGCAAGTTTGCGCAAGAAGACATCGAAGGCTACGCCAAGGAAGCTGGCCTCAACGTCGGGCAACTCAAGACCGACATGGAGGCCTGCAAGCCTATCATCGCCAAAGAACAAGCCGACCTCGCACGCGTTGGCGTGACCGGCACCCCAGCGTTCTACATTAACGGCCGCTTTATCGGCGGCGCGCAACCGCTGCCGGCGTTCGAAGCCGTCATCGCCGAAGAGCTTGAAAAGGCCAACAAGGCGATCAGCGGCGGCATCCCCGCGGCCTCGTACTACCAACAAGCGGTCGTCGAAAAAGGCCTCAAGTCGATGGGCGATGGCGCCGCCCCAGGCGCACGCCCTGCCGCCATTCCGGTCAAGCCAGGCGCGCCCGTCGCCGTTCCGGTTAAGCCGTAA